Proteins found in one Allorhizobium pseudoryzae genomic segment:
- a CDS encoding YbfB/YjiJ family MFS transporter, which produces MSRITSPEPSLLIGFAGAVAMAAAMGFGRFFFTPVLPGMMSGIPLSAAEAGLIAGGNFAGYLAGALLASQGWAAGRERLLSLCGLFATALLLAAMATTVSLPLFILIRFCAGLASAFAMIFTSSIVLPYAVGRSAVQSVHFGGVGLGIALSSVVAFLIQRAAGDAAHGWRLDWVGGAMIVLCAALFVARHLPKPVQGRQASPEPPMTWTRPLVLLTVSYGLFGFGYVVTATFLVAIVRMAAAGAAVEAGAWLVTGLAAACALFLWQPIARRLGLGLCYLLCLLLEAGGVFASVLLPPVSGALLGGLLLGLTFMTVTAYGLQIARALAPSSPRRALALMTAAFGTGQIVGPLVAGWATEWSGSFTLASVLAAIVLLLSAVLMMPVLRHS; this is translated from the coding sequence ATGTCCCGCATCACCTCCCCCGAACCTTCACTGCTGATCGGTTTTGCCGGTGCCGTCGCCATGGCGGCGGCCATGGGCTTCGGCCGGTTCTTTTTCACTCCCGTTCTGCCCGGCATGATGAGCGGCATTCCGCTGTCGGCGGCCGAGGCGGGTTTGATTGCCGGCGGCAATTTTGCCGGTTATCTCGCCGGGGCGCTGCTTGCCAGCCAGGGCTGGGCCGCCGGCCGCGAGAGGCTGCTGTCGCTGTGCGGACTGTTTGCCACCGCTCTGCTTCTCGCCGCGATGGCGACCACGGTCTCCTTGCCGCTCTTTATCCTGATCCGCTTTTGCGCCGGGCTTGCCAGCGCCTTTGCGATGATCTTCACCTCCTCGATCGTGCTGCCTTATGCGGTGGGGCGCAGCGCGGTGCAATCGGTGCATTTTGGCGGCGTGGGGCTGGGCATTGCGCTCTCGTCCGTCGTCGCCTTCCTCATCCAGCGCGCTGCCGGTGATGCCGCGCATGGCTGGCGGCTGGACTGGGTCGGCGGGGCCATGATTGTTCTGTGTGCTGCGCTGTTCGTGGCGCGGCATCTTCCAAAGCCGGTGCAGGGCCGGCAAGCATCGCCCGAGCCGCCGATGACCTGGACGCGGCCGCTCGTGCTGCTGACCGTTTCCTATGGCCTGTTCGGGTTCGGTTACGTGGTCACGGCCACCTTCCTCGTCGCCATCGTGCGCATGGCCGCGGCGGGCGCCGCCGTGGAAGCGGGCGCCTGGCTGGTGACGGGGCTTGCCGCGGCCTGTGCGCTGTTTCTCTGGCAACCCATCGCCCGGCGGCTTGGCCTCGGGCTTTGTTATCTGCTTTGCCTGTTGCTCGAAGCAGGTGGTGTGTTCGCTTCCGTCCTGCTGCCGCCCGTGTCGGGCGCGCTGCTTGGTGGGCTGCTGCTTGGCCTCACCTTCATGACGGTGACGGCCTATGGTCTGCAGATCGCCCGTGCCCTTGCGCCAAGCAGCCCGCGCCGGGCGCTGGCGCTGATGACGGCGGCGTTCGGCACGGGCCAGATCGTCGGGCCGCTCGTTGCCGGCTGGGCGACGGAATGGAGCGGGTCGTTTACGCTGGCCTCCGTGCTGGCCGCGATCGTCCTCCTCCTCTCGGCCGTACTGATGATGCCTGTGCTGCGGCACAGCTGA
- a CDS encoding methyl-accepting chemotaxis protein: MSFLRNARIRTKILSLVASIVVVGVGGAGIMASGYKEADSAYSAFISEDMSSAMEMARSTTSLLASEAAAYQIVHLDDATEKQLAPLDSYNEGKATVFRRLDKAKELDIHASTDIDRFASRAKEIYTKFDSAIALDGQGKTSEATAILVGIDKDIVTWRTDLRNWNNNRMTELKAQSVVLSNQNSAMILSILTGLAVCFAAIIAAALFISSRGITGPIELMRNRMLSLADGKTEEEIPGIGRRDELGEMADAVAVFRVNAIERIRLEAEADANRSLSETERLQREAENARVAAEVKFAVDNLAGALSRLADGDVSYRIDQSFAESLDQVRHDFNHSADKLQTALKAVAQNARGIDAGANEIKSAADDLAKRTEQQAAAVEETAAALEEITTTVKDSTRRAQEAGDLVARTRRGAEQSGDVVRRAVASMEKIEKSSSEISSIIGVIDEIAFQTNLLALNAGVEAARAGDAGKGFAVVAQEVRELAQRSATAAKEIKALISTSNGQVQEGVQLVGETGKALETIVTEVHEINRHVAAIVEAAQEQSSGLQQINTAVNQMDQDTQKNAAMVEESTAASHGLAREVASLNELLSQFKLANGGTAAPVARIAAAEAKPAASPARALGRKLASAFSGNAALATKPADSWEEF, translated from the coding sequence TTGTCCTTTCTCCGGAACGCCCGTATCCGCACCAAAATTCTGTCTTTAGTTGCCTCCATTGTCGTGGTGGGCGTGGGTGGCGCAGGCATCATGGCAAGCGGCTACAAGGAAGCAGATTCGGCCTATTCCGCCTTCATCTCGGAAGACATGTCATCCGCGATGGAAATGGCGCGTTCAACGACGTCCCTGCTTGCATCGGAGGCTGCCGCCTATCAGATCGTCCACCTGGACGATGCCACCGAGAAGCAACTGGCTCCTTTGGACAGCTACAACGAAGGGAAAGCGACAGTTTTCAGGCGTCTTGACAAGGCCAAGGAACTGGACATTCACGCCTCCACCGACATCGACCGGTTCGCAAGCCGCGCCAAAGAGATCTATACAAAATTCGACTCTGCCATTGCGTTGGACGGTCAGGGCAAGACATCGGAAGCCACAGCCATTCTTGTCGGCATCGACAAAGACATTGTCACCTGGCGCACCGACTTGCGGAATTGGAACAACAACCGGATGACGGAGCTCAAGGCGCAGTCGGTTGTTCTGAGCAATCAGAACAGTGCGATGATCCTCAGCATTCTGACGGGTCTCGCCGTATGCTTCGCCGCCATCATCGCTGCCGCCCTCTTCATCTCGTCTCGCGGCATTACCGGCCCGATCGAATTGATGCGGAACCGCATGCTGTCGCTCGCTGACGGCAAGACCGAGGAGGAAATTCCCGGCATCGGTCGTCGCGACGAACTGGGCGAGATGGCGGACGCCGTTGCCGTCTTCCGCGTCAATGCCATCGAGCGCATCCGTCTCGAGGCAGAGGCAGACGCCAACCGCAGCCTGTCGGAAACGGAACGCCTGCAGAGGGAAGCGGAGAACGCCAGGGTCGCTGCCGAGGTGAAGTTCGCCGTCGATAATCTTGCCGGCGCCCTCTCGCGTCTCGCTGACGGCGATGTCTCCTATCGCATCGACCAGTCCTTCGCGGAAAGCCTGGATCAGGTTCGCCACGACTTCAACCATTCTGCCGACAAGTTGCAGACCGCGCTGAAGGCCGTGGCCCAGAATGCCCGAGGCATCGATGCCGGCGCAAATGAAATCAAGTCGGCGGCCGATGATCTGGCCAAGCGGACAGAGCAGCAGGCCGCGGCCGTGGAAGAAACCGCAGCCGCCCTGGAAGAGATCACCACGACGGTGAAGGATTCCACCCGCCGCGCCCAGGAGGCCGGTGATCTGGTGGCCCGCACCCGCCGTGGTGCCGAGCAGTCCGGTGATGTGGTGCGCCGCGCCGTCGCCTCGATGGAAAAGATCGAGAAGTCGTCCTCCGAAATCTCCTCGATCATTGGTGTCATCGACGAAATCGCCTTCCAGACGAACCTCCTGGCGCTGAACGCCGGCGTCGAGGCGGCCCGTGCGGGTGATGCCGGCAAGGGGTTTGCGGTCGTTGCCCAGGAAGTGCGTGAACTGGCCCAGCGTTCCGCAACCGCTGCCAAGGAAATCAAAGCCTTGATTTCCACTTCCAATGGACAAGTTCAGGAAGGCGTGCAGCTGGTCGGCGAAACCGGCAAGGCGCTGGAGACGATCGTCACCGAAGTGCATGAGATCAACCGCCATGTGGCGGCGATCGTGGAAGCCGCTCAGGAACAGTCGTCCGGCCTGCAGCAGATCAACACGGCCGTCAACCAGATGGACCAGGACACTCAGAAGAACGCCGCCATGGTGGAGGAATCGACCGCCGCCAGCCACGGCCTTGCCCGCGAAGTCGCGTCGCTGAACGAGTTGCTGTCGCAGTTCAAGCTGGCAAACGGTGGCACCGCGGCACCGGTGGCACGCATCGCGGCGGCCGAGGCAAAGCCGGCAGCCTCTCCGGCCCGTGCGCTCGGACGCAAGCTCGCCAGCGCCTTCTCCGGCAATGCCGCACTTGCGACCAAGCCGGCAGACAGTTGGGAAGAGTTCTGA
- the sbmA gene encoding bacteroid development protein BacA — MFHSFFPRPKLFFSSAAIWALILIFGWYAGGEALGASIGLPPLPDGQSPIIGVSVFWSTPFLWFYLYYAAGVAIFSAFWFWFAPHRWQMWSVLGSALIIFTTYFSVQVSVAINAWYGPYYDLIQQALARTAPVTAEQLYTGMLGFVGIAFVAVTVGVLNLFFISHYIFRWRTAMNEFYMANWGKLRHIEGASQRVQEDTMRFSSTVEGLGVGFVRAIMTLIAFLPVLFTFSETVNELPYFGQVPHALVWAAIVWSLFGTVFLALIGIKLPGLEFRNQRVEAAYRKELVYGEDDEGRAQPVTINQLFANVRKNYFRLYFHYMYFNVARIFYLQADNIFGTVVLIPSIVAGKVTLGLMSQIMNVFEQVRGSFQYLINSWTTFVELMSIYKRLKAFEAAIDGEPLPVIDQHHLKREAEGGELAANKPT; from the coding sequence GTGTTCCATTCGTTCTTCCCCCGTCCCAAACTGTTTTTTTCCTCCGCCGCCATCTGGGCGCTGATCCTGATCTTCGGCTGGTATGCTGGCGGAGAGGCGCTCGGTGCCTCGATCGGCCTGCCGCCGTTGCCGGACGGGCAAAGCCCGATCATCGGCGTGTCGGTGTTCTGGTCCACGCCGTTTCTGTGGTTCTATCTCTATTACGCCGCCGGCGTGGCGATCTTTTCCGCCTTCTGGTTCTGGTTTGCCCCGCATCGCTGGCAGATGTGGTCGGTTCTGGGCTCGGCGCTGATCATCTTCACCACCTATTTTTCGGTGCAGGTCAGCGTCGCCATCAATGCCTGGTACGGACCTTATTATGACCTCATCCAGCAGGCGCTGGCCCGTACCGCACCGGTGACCGCGGAACAGTTGTACACCGGGATGCTGGGTTTCGTCGGCATTGCCTTCGTCGCCGTTACCGTCGGCGTGCTGAACCTCTTCTTCATCAGCCATTACATCTTCCGCTGGCGCACCGCGATGAACGAGTTTTACATGGCGAACTGGGGCAAGCTGCGCCATATCGAAGGGGCTTCCCAGCGCGTGCAGGAAGACACGATGCGCTTTTCCTCGACGGTGGAAGGTCTCGGCGTCGGCTTCGTGCGTGCCATCATGACGCTGATCGCCTTCCTGCCGGTTCTGTTCACCTTCTCCGAAACGGTGAACGAGCTTCCCTATTTCGGCCAGGTTCCGCATGCGCTGGTCTGGGCAGCGATTGTCTGGTCACTGTTCGGCACGGTGTTCCTGGCGCTGATCGGCATCAAGCTGCCGGGGCTGGAATTCCGCAACCAGCGTGTGGAAGCGGCCTACCGCAAGGAACTCGTGTATGGCGAGGACGATGAGGGCCGTGCGCAGCCGGTAACGATCAACCAGCTGTTCGCCAATGTGCGCAAGAACTATTTCCGGCTCTACTTCCACTACATGTATTTCAATGTTGCCCGCATCTTCTACTTGCAGGCCGACAACATCTTCGGAACCGTGGTGCTGATCCCCTCGATTGTGGCCGGCAAGGTCACGCTCGGTCTGATGAGCCAGATCATGAATGTGTTCGAGCAGGTGCGCGGCTCTTTCCAGTATCTCATCAATTCCTGGACGACCTTCGTGGAGCTGATGTCGATCTACAAGCGTCTGAAAGCCTTCGAGGCCGCCATTGACGGAGAGCCGCTGCCGGTGATCGACCAGCATCATCTGAAACGCGAGGCAGAGGGCGGTGAACTCGCCGCCAACAAGCCGACCTGA
- a CDS encoding polysaccharide deacetylase family protein produces MRLLTAFAAALLASAATADAADKQQQLVLISFDGAGNNALWQRSRDFAKQSGAHFTYFLSCTLVIDRERAKTYQGPGQKAGRSNVGFAETKAEAVARLEHVWQAHQEGHEIASHTCGHFDGKDWASTDWRQEMQSFRTVLTSAWSDVGAADREPSEWRGFVQSIRGFRAPYLSTSDALNEAERREGFTYDASGVTRGPSLPETAHGVLNFGLPLIPEGPEQRKIIAMDYNLFIRHSAGVENQSRTVEFEERAYSAFRAAFDREYAGERVPLQLGFHFVEMNGGAYWRAMERLATEVCRMPDVACVTYGEAIEALRARAEPERRSGL; encoded by the coding sequence TTGCGCCTTCTGACCGCCTTTGCCGCCGCCCTTCTGGCTTCCGCCGCCACCGCCGACGCGGCAGACAAGCAACAACAGCTTGTGTTGATCTCCTTCGACGGCGCCGGCAACAATGCGCTCTGGCAACGAAGCCGGGATTTCGCCAAACAAAGCGGCGCGCATTTCACGTATTTTCTCTCCTGCACGCTGGTGATCGACCGCGAGCGGGCGAAAACCTATCAGGGGCCGGGACAAAAGGCCGGCCGCTCGAATGTTGGCTTTGCTGAGACGAAGGCGGAAGCGGTCGCCCGGCTGGAGCATGTCTGGCAGGCCCATCAGGAAGGCCACGAGATTGCCAGCCATACCTGCGGTCACTTCGACGGCAAGGATTGGGCATCTACGGACTGGCGCCAGGAAATGCAATCCTTCCGAACGGTTCTCACCTCCGCCTGGAGCGATGTCGGTGCCGCAGACCGCGAACCCTCCGAGTGGCGCGGTTTCGTCCAATCCATCCGGGGTTTCCGTGCGCCTTATCTCTCGACATCCGACGCGCTGAACGAGGCAGAACGGCGCGAGGGTTTCACCTATGATGCCAGCGGCGTCACCAGGGGTCCGTCTCTGCCGGAAACAGCACACGGTGTTTTGAACTTCGGCCTGCCGCTGATCCCGGAGGGCCCGGAACAGCGCAAAATCATCGCCATGGACTACAACCTCTTCATCCGCCATTCGGCGGGCGTGGAAAACCAGAGCCGAACGGTGGAATTCGAGGAGCGCGCCTATTCGGCCTTCCGTGCCGCCTTCGACCGGGAATATGCCGGCGAGCGCGTTCCGCTGCAGCTCGGTTTCCATTTCGTCGAGATGAATGGCGGCGCCTATTGGCGGGCCATGGAACGGCTGGCAACCGAGGTGTGCCGCATGCCGGATGTCGCCTGCGTGACGTATGGCGAGGCGATCGAAGCGCTGCGTGCACGCGCAGAGCCGGAACGCCGGTCGGGTCTCTGA
- a CDS encoding tetratricopeptide repeat protein, whose translation MAHDNDSFIREVNDELRSEQLSSFWRRFRPFIIGGAALVVLGTAGYRGYEYWHSHNASVYGDAFLSALNLAKEGKTDEALTALQDLEKNGGGSYPVLARLRAATLLSEKGDKAGAVSAFNAVAADSSVPEVLRELAKMRAAWILIDTGTYDQVSAEVEVMATPGQALRHSAREALGLSAYKAGDMAKAKQWFQDIANDAETPRNVANRAQIMLDTIAASGKAP comes from the coding sequence ATGGCACACGACAACGACAGCTTTATCCGCGAAGTGAACGACGAACTGCGCTCCGAACAGCTTTCGAGCTTCTGGCGCCGCTTCCGGCCGTTCATCATTGGTGGAGCCGCTTTGGTCGTGCTCGGCACCGCCGGCTATCGTGGATACGAATACTGGCACTCGCACAATGCCTCTGTCTACGGCGATGCCTTTCTCTCGGCGCTCAACCTTGCCAAGGAAGGCAAGACGGATGAGGCGCTGACGGCGCTGCAGGATCTGGAAAAGAATGGTGGCGGGTCCTATCCGGTGCTGGCGCGCCTGCGCGCGGCTACGCTGCTTTCGGAAAAGGGTGACAAGGCCGGTGCCGTATCCGCGTTCAACGCCGTGGCGGCCGATAGTTCCGTTCCGGAGGTTCTGCGCGAACTCGCCAAGATGCGCGCGGCCTGGATCCTGATCGATACCGGCACCTATGACCAGGTCTCCGCCGAGGTGGAGGTCATGGCAACGCCCGGGCAGGCGCTTCGCCATTCCGCGCGCGAAGCGCTGGGCCTTTCGGCGTACAAGGCCGGTGACATGGCCAAGGCCAAGCAGTGGTTCCAGGACATCGCCAATGATGCCGAAACCCCGCGCAACGTCGCCAACCGCGCGCAGATCATGCTGGATACGATTGCCGCATCCGGCAAGGCGCCGTAA
- the der gene encoding ribosome biogenesis GTPase Der — protein sequence MSFTVAIVGRPNVGKSTLFNRLVGKKLALVDDTPGVTRDRRPGDAKLVDLRFRIIDTAGLEEAGPETLEGRMRAQTEKAIDEADLSLFVVDAKMGLTPVDQSLAEMLRRRGKPVVLVANKSEARGSDGGFYDAYTLGLGEPVPISAEHGQGMIDLRDAIVEAIGPEKAFVDDEDDEAITDIDVRFSDDEDEETEPAYDDTKPLRVAIVGRPNAGKSTLINRFLGEDRLLTGPEAGITRDSISVEWDWRGRTIKMFDTAGMRRKARVQEKLEKLSVADTLRAIRFAETVVIVFDATIPFEKQDLQIVDLVLREGRAAVLAFNKWDLVEDPQAVLADLREKTERLLPQARGIRAVPISGQTGYALDKLMQNIIDTDMVWNKRISTAKLNRWLDGVQIQHPPPAVSGRRLKLKYMTQVKARPPAFMISCTRPDSVPESYLRYLINGLRADFQMPGVPVRIHLRAAENPFENKRKKR from the coding sequence ATGAGCTTCACCGTCGCCATTGTCGGGCGCCCCAATGTCGGCAAGTCCACGCTGTTCAACCGTCTGGTTGGCAAGAAGCTGGCGCTTGTCGATGACACGCCGGGTGTGACGCGTGACCGTCGCCCGGGCGACGCGAAGCTTGTCGATCTTCGCTTCCGCATCATCGATACCGCCGGTCTCGAAGAGGCGGGGCCCGAGACGCTCGAAGGCCGCATGCGCGCCCAGACGGAAAAGGCGATCGACGAGGCGGATCTGTCGCTCTTCGTCGTGGATGCCAAGATGGGCCTGACGCCGGTCGACCAGTCGCTGGCGGAAATGCTGCGCCGGCGCGGCAAGCCGGTGGTGCTTGTCGCCAACAAATCCGAAGCGCGTGGTTCCGACGGCGGCTTCTACGACGCCTATACGCTGGGTCTTGGCGAGCCGGTGCCGATTTCGGCCGAACATGGCCAGGGCATGATCGACCTGCGCGACGCGATCGTCGAGGCGATCGGCCCGGAAAAGGCGTTTGTCGACGACGAGGACGACGAAGCGATCACCGACATCGATGTGCGTTTTTCGGACGACGAGGACGAAGAGACCGAACCGGCCTATGACGATACCAAGCCGCTGCGGGTGGCGATCGTCGGCCGGCCGAACGCCGGCAAATCGACGCTGATCAACCGTTTCCTGGGTGAGGACCGGCTGCTGACCGGCCCGGAAGCCGGCATCACCCGCGATTCCATCTCGGTCGAATGGGACTGGCGCGGCCGCACCATCAAGATGTTCGATACAGCCGGCATGCGCCGCAAGGCGCGCGTGCAGGAAAAACTCGAAAAGCTGTCGGTTGCCGATACGCTGCGCGCCATCCGTTTCGCGGAGACCGTCGTCATCGTCTTCGACGCCACCATTCCCTTCGAGAAGCAGGACCTGCAGATCGTTGATCTGGTGCTGCGCGAAGGGCGCGCCGCGGTTCTCGCCTTCAACAAGTGGGATCTCGTGGAAGATCCGCAGGCGGTGCTGGCGGATCTGCGCGAAAAGACCGAACGGCTTTTGCCGCAGGCGCGCGGCATCCGCGCCGTGCCGATCTCCGGCCAGACGGGCTATGCGCTCGACAAGCTGATGCAGAACATCATCGACACCGACATGGTGTGGAATAAGCGCATTTCGACCGCCAAGCTCAATCGCTGGCTGGACGGGGTTCAAATTCAGCATCCGCCACCGGCGGTCTCCGGCCGTCGCCTGAAGCTCAAATACATGACGCAGGTGAAAGCGCGCCCGCCGGCCTTCATGATTTCCTGCACGCGGCCCGATTCCGTGCCGGAATCATACCTGCGCTATCTGATCAACGGCCTGCGCGCTGATTTCCAGATGCCGGGCGTGCCTGTGCGCATCCACTTGCGGGCGGCGGAAAACCCGTTCGAGAACAAGCGCAAGAAGCGGTAG
- a CDS encoding glycosyltransferase family 4 protein — protein MTRITIVSDAWYPQVNGVVRSIENTNRELTRMGVEVSMITPQDFSSVPCPTYPEIRLSVASYSAVAKLLESQGPTSVHIATEGPLGLLARRWCLKNDLPFSTSYHTRFPEYVAARFPVPIRWMRAFVRWFHNAGNGCMVATASLERELSKLGLKNLLRWSRGIDQAQFHPRPLEDEPFGLQRPIFMTVSRIAVEKNLPAFLDLDLPGSKVVVGDGPEREALQRRYPDVLFTGMKTGEDLARAYAQADVFVFPSKTDTFGNTILEALASGVPVAAFPVTGPVDIIEEGSGAGALNEDLRQACLDALSCPRENARRLARHFTWEAASKQFLNNVLIAQGKKNLSGRKGGFRAALPS, from the coding sequence ATGACCAGAATCACCATCGTGAGCGATGCCTGGTATCCGCAGGTCAACGGCGTGGTGCGCTCCATCGAGAACACCAATCGCGAGCTGACCCGCATGGGTGTCGAGGTCTCGATGATCACGCCGCAGGATTTTTCGAGCGTCCCCTGCCCCACCTATCCGGAGATCCGGCTTTCCGTCGCCAGTTATTCGGCAGTCGCCAAACTCTTGGAAAGCCAGGGGCCGACCTCGGTACATATCGCGACCGAAGGACCGCTCGGGCTTCTCGCCCGTCGCTGGTGCCTGAAGAACGATCTGCCGTTCTCCACCAGCTACCACACGCGGTTTCCCGAATATGTGGCGGCGCGGTTTCCCGTGCCGATCCGCTGGATGCGCGCCTTCGTGCGCTGGTTCCACAATGCCGGCAATGGCTGCATGGTGGCGACTGCGAGCCTGGAGCGCGAACTCTCCAAGCTCGGACTGAAAAACCTTCTGCGCTGGAGCCGCGGCATCGATCAGGCGCAGTTTCATCCCCGCCCACTGGAGGACGAACCGTTTGGCCTCCAGCGGCCGATCTTCATGACGGTCAGCCGCATTGCCGTCGAAAAAAACCTGCCGGCCTTTCTTGATCTCGACCTGCCGGGCTCAAAGGTGGTGGTCGGCGACGGGCCGGAGCGGGAAGCGCTGCAGCGGCGTTATCCGGACGTGCTGTTTACCGGCATGAAGACGGGTGAAGATCTGGCCCGCGCCTATGCGCAGGCCGATGTCTTTGTCTTCCCGTCGAAGACCGACACGTTCGGCAATACGATCCTGGAAGCACTCGCGAGCGGCGTTCCGGTGGCAGCTTTTCCCGTCACCGGGCCGGTCGATATCATAGAGGAAGGGTCCGGTGCAGGCGCCTTGAACGAGGACCTGCGCCAGGCCTGCCTTGATGCACTGTCCTGCCCGCGCGAAAACGCGCGCCGCCTGGCGCGCCATTTCACCTGGGAAGCGGCGTCCAAACAGTTCCTCAACAATGTGCTGATCGCCCAGGGCAAGAAGAATCTCTCCGGCCGCAAGGGCGGCTTTCGCGCCGCCCTGCCGTCGTGA
- a CDS encoding type II toxin-antitoxin system VapB family antitoxin — protein sequence MSFVVRDDEIAAMAVELQELLKVPDTTEALRQALRHELQRARSHTPLREKIARARATADAIGPSAPHFQFKPFSDQLWGN from the coding sequence ATGTCATTTGTTGTGCGCGACGATGAGATTGCCGCCATGGCGGTCGAATTGCAGGAACTGTTGAAGGTGCCTGATACGACCGAGGCGCTTCGGCAGGCACTCCGCCACGAGCTGCAGCGGGCGCGGTCCCATACTCCGCTGCGTGAGAAGATCGCTAGGGCTCGTGCGACAGCGGATGCGATCGGGCCATCTGCTCCTCATTTTCAGTTCAAGCCGTTCTCCGACCAGCTCTGGGGCAACTGA
- a CDS encoding type II toxin-antitoxin system VapC family toxin codes for MYFLDASVIVAILKPEADAETWVSRLEQLGGPFFVSPLVRMEAMLAVTRAKADAIPQGKRSLPQIMVAAAAAVDQFIDALDAHDMAITPAVGAFAKDESIRYGKVAGHPARLNMGDVFAYGCAKSAGLSLVYKGDDFTQTDLA; via the coding sequence ATGTATTTCCTGGATGCATCCGTGATCGTGGCAATCTTGAAGCCCGAGGCGGATGCGGAAACCTGGGTAAGCCGCCTTGAGCAATTGGGCGGCCCTTTTTTCGTGTCACCACTCGTTCGAATGGAGGCGATGCTTGCGGTCACCCGTGCCAAAGCGGATGCGATCCCTCAAGGAAAGCGTTCGCTTCCGCAGATCATGGTTGCAGCTGCGGCGGCGGTCGATCAGTTCATCGACGCTCTGGATGCGCACGATATGGCGATTACACCAGCCGTCGGCGCCTTCGCCAAGGATGAATCTATACGCTACGGGAAGGTGGCAGGACACCCGGCGCGGCTGAACATGGGAGACGTCTTTGCCTATGGCTGTGCCAAGTCAGCAGGCCTGTCGCTCGTCTACAAAGGCGATGACTTCACGCAAACTGACCTCGCCTAG
- a CDS encoding sugar kinase, which produces MTRRILSIGECMVELSQAGNGLLRKGFAGDTFNTAWYLRANLPDDVAVDYLTCLGDDALSGEMLSFMEKAGIGTDHIRQVPGKTPGLYLISLKDGERTFSYWRDTSAARMLADDAEHLRRAIETADVVYFSGITLAILSPTARETLLSELRRAKASGKTVAYDPNIRPRLWENREVMLDTISAGARAATIVLPSFDDENTHFGDPNVAATIERYQSLGPRQVIVKSGAQGATVGEDGETIFVPAARPESLVDTTSAGDSFNGGLLARLMMGSPLPEAAAHGAAVASVVIAHHGALIDFALLPG; this is translated from the coding sequence ATGACAAGACGCATTCTCTCGATCGGCGAGTGCATGGTGGAGCTGTCGCAGGCGGGCAACGGCCTGTTGCGCAAGGGTTTTGCCGGCGACACGTTCAACACCGCCTGGTATCTGCGCGCCAACCTGCCGGATGACGTGGCCGTCGATTATCTCACCTGCCTCGGCGATGACGCGCTTTCGGGCGAGATGCTGAGCTTCATGGAAAAGGCCGGCATCGGCACCGACCACATCCGCCAGGTTCCGGGCAAGACGCCCGGCCTTTACCTGATTTCGCTGAAGGACGGCGAACGCACCTTCAGCTACTGGCGCGACACCTCGGCCGCCCGCATGCTCGCCGATGACGCCGAGCATCTGCGCCGGGCGATCGAGACGGCGGATGTCGTCTATTTCTCCGGCATCACGCTCGCGATCCTCAGCCCGACGGCGCGCGAAACGCTGCTGTCGGAACTGCGCCGCGCCAAAGCCTCGGGCAAGACGGTTGCCTATGACCCGAACATCCGCCCGCGCCTCTGGGAAAACCGCGAGGTCATGCTGGACACGATCAGCGCCGGCGCACGTGCCGCGACCATCGTTTTGCCGAGCTTCGATGACGAAAACACCCATTTCGGCGATCCGAACGTCGCGGCCACCATCGAGCGCTACCAGTCGCTTGGGCCACGCCAGGTGATCGTCAAGAGCGGCGCGCAAGGCGCGACCGTTGGCGAGGACGGTGAGACGATCTTCGTTCCCGCCGCCCGCCCGGAAAGCCTGGTGGATACCACAAGCGCCGGCGACAGTTTCAATGGCGGCCTGCTGGCAAGACTGATGATGGGAAGCCCCCTGCCGGAAGCCGCCGCCCACGGCGCCGCAGTCGCCTCCGTGGTGATCGCCCATCACGGTGCGCTGATCGATTTTGCGCTGTTGCCGGGGTGA